The bacterium genomic sequence CTTACAAATCAATGACTTACGGAGCGAGTCATTGATTTGGGCGCCCCGCGCGGGGCGCGTTGATGGACTTTTTGCGAGTCCATCAATCTTCAGGGGAGAAATGCCAGATGGGAATCTTCGACAAGTGCATCAATTACACAGATCCGGACAAGGTCATGGCTGCCGGAGTCTATCCCTACTTCAGGACGATCGAGTCCCAGCAGGATCCCGTAGTCATCATGGGCGGCAAGGAGGTCGTCATGTGCGGGTCCAACAACTACCTGGGTCTCACCTCTGATCCCAGGGTCAAGGAGGCAGCTGTCGACGCCATCAGGAAGTACGGCACCGGCTGTGCCGGCTCCCGCTTTCTGAACGGCACCCTGGACATCCACGTCCAGCTGGAAGAAAAGCTGGCCGCCTTTTTCCGGAAGGAAGGGGCGCTGGTCTACGCTACGGGCTACCAGACCAACCTGGGAGTGCTGTCAGCCCTGGTCACCCGGGGGGACATCGCCCTCAGCGATCGCCAGAACCACGCCTCCATCGTCGACGGTCTGAGGCTCGGATACGGTGATATAAGGAAGTTCAAACATAACGATGTCAAGGACCTTGATCGTAACCTCGAAAGCCTGCGGGACAAGAACAAGCTGGTGGTGGTGGACGGGGTGTTCAGCATGGAGGGGGACATCACGCCCCTGGACGGGATCGCCGGGCTCAGGAAAAAACACGAATTCGGCATCATGGTGGACGATGCCCACGGAGTCGGTGTGCTGGGTGCAACCGGTAGGGGGACTGCCGAACAGTTTGGTCTGGAGGACGAGGTGGATATCATCATGGGGACCTACAGTAAATCCCTGGCCACCATCGGCGGGTTTGTGGTCGCTTCCGCGGATATCATCAAGTATCTGAAGCATGTGAGCCGTTCCATGATCTTTTCGGCCAGCCTCGCCCCTGGCCTTGTGGCTGCCGTGAGCGCTGCCCTCGACATTATCGACCAGGAGCCGGAGCGCCGTGAAAAGTTGTGGAAAAACACCAGAAAGATGTTGGATGGGTTCCAATCATTGGGTTTTGATACCGGCGCCGCCGCCACGCCTATCATCCCCGTGATCGTGGGCGACGATATGCTGGTTTTCAAGATGGCCATGCTGCTTCAGGATGAGGGTGTGTTCGTCAATGCGGTGGTCAGTCCGGCAACACCTCCCGGCAGGGCCCTTCTCCGGACGAGCTACATGGCTACCCATACCGACGAACAGCTCGACCGTGTTCTGGAAGCGTTCGAGAAGGTGGGGAGGGGCGTAGGTTTGATATCTTGATGCACTCAAGATATCAAACCCCACGAGGGGGAGAAGGGGAGAGGGGGCGACGGGGCGAAACAAGGCGGGATCGGTTTTCTGCCGATCCTGTTTCTTCGGAACCGTTATTATGAACTTGCGGATCGTTCCCGCCGATACCGGCCGCGCCTTTAAACAGTTCATCAACCTTCCCTGGTCGATCTACAGGGACGATCCTTACTGGGTTCCGCCCATGAAATCGGCCGTCCGCTTCCTGTTGTCATCGAAGCACCCCTTTTACCGTCACGCCGAAATACGGCTGTTCCTGGCCATGAAACAGGGCGTTCCCGTGGGTCGGATCGCGGCCATCGTCAACCACCGTCACAACGAATTCCACGACGAGAAGGCCGGCTTTTTCGGGTTCTTCGAGTGTGTGGACGACCAGGACGTCGCCGACGCCCTCCTGGCCGGGGCCCAGGACTGGCTGGCCGCGTCAGGAGCCGATATCGTCCGCGGACCGGTCAACCCCAGCACCAACGAGGAGTGCGGGCTCCTGGTGGAGAACTTCCTCTCCTCACCCATGGTCATGATGACCTACAACCCGCCCTATTACGCCGACCTCCTGGTTGGGGCAGGTTATGAGAAGGCGAAGGACCTTTACGCTTACTGGTATCACGTGGGTAAAAAACTGCCCGACAGGCTGGAACGGATCGCCCGAAAGGTGAAGGAGCGGGAGCCCGGGCTCAATGTCAGGCCCATCGACATGGGGCGTTTTACCGAGGAACTGGATGTCGTCAAGGTCGTCTACAATGAGGCGTGGGAGCGGAACTGGGGCTTCGTGCCCATGACGGCCGAGGAACTCGATCACATGGCACGCCAGCTCAAGCCGGTGGTTGTCCCCGAAATGGTCAGTCTTGCTTTTGTTGACGATGAACCGGCCGGGTTTATCCTGGCCCTTCCCGATCTGAACCAGGTCCTGAAGATCCTGAACGGGACCCTTTTCACCCCCAGGCTATTTAAAGCCCTGTCAGCCGGCAGAAGGATCCGGACGGGCCGCTGCCTCACCCTCGGGGTCCGGGAGAAGTTCCGCAAGAAGGGGATCGAGTCGGCCATGTTCGCGCAGGTCTGGGGAGCGGGTATCGAGAGAGGATATCGGTACGGGGAGTTCTCCTGGATCCTCGAGGACAACACCATCGTCCACGATACGGCGACAAGGGTCTTTTCTGCCGAACATTACAAAACCTACCGGATCTACGAAAAGCCTTTAGGGGAGAAGCCCTTGGGGGAAAAGCCGCTGGTATCATCCCATGGCCCTGTCTGACATCCGGAGCGAGATCCCGAGGACCTTCTTTCATATCGTCGGGGGGATCTCCCTGGCCTGCGCGGCCTGGTTCCCTGACCCGCCGACCAACCAGATCGTTCTGGGCTTGATCTTCGCCGCTTCTGTCGCGGGAGAGATCGGCCGCCTGACCTTCCCCGGCCTTAACCGTCTGACTCTGGCTGTGGCCGGGTCCGTGATGCGCCCGGGTGAGAAAAAAGGGCTTTCCGGGCTTCCGGCGTTCACCGGCGGTGTCTTCGCGGCGTTCCTCCTGTTCCCGAAGCCGGTCGCCCTCGCGGCCCTGGTACCCCTCCTTTTCGGGGACCGCGCCGGCCTGCTGGTGGGGAAGGGTGTGGGCCGGATCCGGATGTGGGGCAAGACACTGGAAGGGAGCCTGGCCTGCCTGGTGGTGAGTTTCCTGGTATACATTCTCCTGGCCTGGAGTTGGCCCGGGGTTTTCGGGTATCCGCGGGGCGTGCTGTTCACGGCCGCGTTGGTGGGAACAATGGCCGAGGCGATGCCAAGACCCTTCGACGACAACATCACGATACCAATAGCTGTTGGTATTTTTCTTACACTCGTAACCTAGAACGATGCGCAAGGAGCGAAGAAAGAAGGAAATGCGTGTTTCCTTCGCTCATCGTTCTTCGAGCTTCGCGCTCATTTTTTGAGGTCAACTATTAAAGCTCTTAGCTCAAAAAATGGTTCAATGATCCGCCGGGCACTTTCCGACGCGATACCTATCGTGGTCGGATACATCCCCATGGGCGCGGCCTACGGGATCCTGGCCCGCCAGGCCGGCATGGAGTTCCTGCCTGCCGTTTTCATGTCCCTGGTTGTCTTCGCCGGGGCCAGCCAGTTCATCGCCGTGGGGCTTCTCGCCGCCGGGGCAACGGCCTTCGAGGTGGTGGGGACCACCCTGTTTGTGAACCTGCGCCATGTCCTCATGAGCGCCTCCCTGTCGCCTCATTACCAGGATGCCCCCCGGGGGGTCATCCCGTTCGTGGCCTGGGGGGTGACTGACGAGACCTTTGCCATCTCCATCGGGCGCTACATCGCCGGCGAGGCTGACCACAGGTACGGCCTGACCCTCCATTACACGGCCTACGCAAGCTGGGTGTCCGGGACGGTTGCAGGCGCTCTGGCCGGGACTCTCATTCCTCCGGCTCTCCAGAGCAGCCTGGAATTTTCCCTTTACGCCATGTTCGTTGGGCTGGTGATCCTCCAGATCACCGACAGGCTGCACCTTGCGGTGGCAGCACTGTCCGCAGCGCTCTGTACCCTGCTCACGGGGGTTATGAAAGGAACCTGGCCGGTCATCGCGGCCGCGATCCTTGGGGCGACTGTGGGGCTCGTTCTGGAAAGTTGGACGCGAAAACGCCCTTCGGCGGGCTCAGGGCAGGCGGGGGACACGGGGAGGACTATGAGTCCAAAGTCCAAAGTCCAAAGTCCAAAGGGAAACCTGGAACGCGGAACCCGGGACTCGCAACTCCCAGGAAGATCAGAATGAATACGGAGCGACTCATTCTGATCTTCCTGGGAATGTGGTCCGTGACCTATTTCCCACGCCTGGCGCCCCTGTTCGCCCTGAGCCAGGTGCGCCTGCCCGCGGGGCTGTTGACCTGGCTGTCCTACCTGCCGGCGGCCATCCTCTCGGCCTTGATCCTCCCCGGCGCCATCATGAGGAACGGCTCCGTGGATCCGGGTTTGACCAACCCGGCCGTGTGGGCCCTGGCGGCGAGCTTTCTCGTGGCTGTAAAGACACGCAACCTCATCCTGACCATGGTCGCGGGCGGGGTAGTCGTGTTCGTGGGGCAGACGATGATCTGAGTTTTCGGTTTGCAGTTTACGGTTTACAGTTGATAGAGTCGCGAAAAGTCCAGGCGTAATTTTTCCCGGCTCATTAATATCCTGGGGAAAGGGAAAAGCGTCGTTTTCCCTTTCCTCACGGATCGACGACATATTTGCCGGTCATCTGGAAGTTTGATGCGAGGAACTGTTCTGGAGCCTTTATGGTCAGCAACTTTATGAAAATAAAGGGTAAAGTGACGTAGCTGGCATGGAGGACGACCCTGGCGCTGTGTCTCCTTTCAGGGTTCCTTCCCGCAGGTGCGGCGTTCGCCCAGGGTCCCCTGGAACTGACCCTATCCAATGCTGTCGAACAGGTCCGCCTCCACAACCTTTTTGTCGAAGCTGAAAGTTATTCGGTAGCCGGAGCCATGGCCGGGATCCTCCAGGAACGGGGCAAATTTCATCCAAGGCTCAATTTCAGTCTCTCCCATAATACCCGGGGGTACGAAACGCCATCCCAGCTGGAGCCCACGAGGGAGGAAAGCGCGCGCGGGGACCTGAGCCTGGAGATGATGACCCCCCAGGGGACACCTATGAGGTGAGCCTGGGCGGTCAGTGGGTAACAAGCGATATGGGGTTCCTTGTGCAGAATCCGTACTACCAGTCCGAGGCCGCGGAAACCATGGTCCGTCCTCTCATACGGGGGGCGGGGGACAATATCGCCAGCACGGGGATCGACGCGGTGCTCAATGCCAGGCAGGATGACCACGAGGCGCAGATCATTTCAGAGGCCGGGCAGCGGGGACGGGTGACCGTGGCCACCAACATGGCCGGGCGCGGTACAGACATCACACTGGGCGACGGTGTCATGGAACTGGGCGGGCTTCATGTCCTCGCCACCGAGCTGCATGACGCCGGCCGCATCGACAGACAGCTTTACGGGCGTTGCGGGCGCCAGGGCGATCCTGGCGATTACGAGGCTGTCGTTTCCCTGGAAGACAACCTGTTCGACGGGCACATCGAAAAACCCCTGGGCCGGTTGGCGGCCAGGCTCACCAACCCGGATTCACCGCTGGGGAACCTGGCCGGCCGGCTCTTTGCCGGGATCGTCCAGAGAAAGGTCCAGAACGAGCATTTCCAGCTCAGGAAGAACCTGCTGAGGATGGACGAGGCCATGGAGAAAGCGATAGCGTTTTCAGGGAAAGGCGAATGAATCAGCATACAGCTGATTCATTCGTGTATCCGTGGAGCGTGATTGCGTGTAAGCGATAGATCTTCTCGCGCTTACGCTTTACGCACGAACGCACCCACAAGCGTGGTAGGGCCCTTTGGGCTCCTATGCGGCTCCGCGCACGTACGGCAATGACAGGACAAAGAACCCGTACAGCATAAGGATCCCTGCCGCGGCCCAGCGGGGGATGGTCCCGTACCTGCGGATGATAAGCCAGGGGATGATGGTCACAATGAGCAGGACCGGGAATTCGTATTCAGTCGTCCCGTGCGGGATCGGAATGGGCCTGACCATGGATACCAGTCCCAGTGCCATCCCGATATTGATGATGTTGCTCCCCACGACGTTTCCCACCGTGATATCCGAATCCCTTTTGAAAGCGGCAACGACGCTGGTGGCCAGTTCAGGCAGAGAGGTGCCCACGGCGACCAGGGTAAGGCCGATAACGATCTCCCGTACTCCGAAGTAACGGGCCACGGCGATGCCTGAGCTCACCAGCAGTTTGGCACCCACGAGCACCACAATGATGCCGATGACAGTCAACCCCCAGCTTTTACCAACTGTAACTGTCGGCAGGTCTGTATCCGTTGTCTCGCCTGCCTCGTGGGGACTGGTCACCGTGTAGTGGAGGTAACCGGCGCATACCAGGGCGAGGATGAAACCGTCGAAGCGGCCCAGTGTCCCGTCGAAGGACTGGATATACAAAAGGCCCGTGAGCGCCAGCAGGAAAGGGTAGTCGACCTTTTGAAGGGATTTCGGGACGACCAGCTCCAGGAACAGGCAGGACAGCCCCAGGACAAGGGCAAGGTTCGCGATGTTGCTCCCGATCACGTTGCCGAGGGCGACCTCGCTGCTCCCGGTCACAGCCGCGATGAGGGTCACTACCAGTTCGGGGCAGCTGGTGCCTAAAGCCACCACTGTCGCGGCCACGGCGAAGGTGCTCATACCGGCGCGCAGCGCGAGTCCCCTGGCGCCCTCAACCAGATAGATGGCCCCGAAATACAGGGCCAGGATGCCGACGGCTATGAGGAGGAAATGAGTGATCATGACAAGTAGCCGGTAGCCAGTAGCCAGGAGTCAGGAGAAAGGCTGTTCAATCGCTCTTCTGCCTTCCGGCTTTTGTCTCCTGTTTTTCTCCCGCGTGGATACAGGCGATCCCGAAGGTGAGCGGCCTGTACCTGATATTCACGAGGCCCGCTTCGAGCATCTCCCGGCCCAGTTCAAAAGGGTTGGGGAAAGCGTCCACCGAGCGGGGCAGGTAACGGTAGGCCCCCTGGTCGCCCGAGATGATCCCTCCCAGCAAAGGCATCACACGGTGGAAATAGAAGTTGAACAGCGGGCCGATGAGCGGCCGGTCCAGGGGTGAGAACTCCAGGATAACCACCCTTCCCCCGGGTCTCAAGACCCGGGCCATCTCCCTGAGGGCGTCGACCCTGCTGCTGAGGTTTCTCAGGCCGAAGGCGATGGTGACAGCTTCGAAAGTCTCTTCGCCGAAGGGAAGGGCGTAGGCGTCGCCGGCGGTGAGACGGATCCTTTCAGACCGCCTTCTTTCAAGCTTCCGTGAGCCGATCTTGAGCATGGGGAGGGTAAAATCGGCGCCCACGATGAGGCGCCGTCCCGGCCGCTCCTTCTCCAGGGTCAGGGCGACGTCGGCGGTCCCGGCGGCCAGGTCCAGGACGGGGTGTCCATCCCCCGCCGGGATCTCCGAAACCAGCTCCCTGCGCCAGCGCACGTCGGTACCGAGGCTGAAAAGACGGTTCAGCAGATCGTATTGTCCCGCGATGGATGAGAACATCCGGCGTACGGCCGGAGAACCGGAAATGCCTGGCTCAGACAAATATTACTCCTGTTGTTGAAGTGTTGAGGATATGCAAGTGCTCGGAATATATCCGAAAAGAGAAGGAAATTAAACAAAAACCCGGAAAAAATTGGTTCATCCGGTTAATACATACAGGTGCGGCGTCACACCCAAACCCGGAAGAGCGTTCACCACCCGTTCGTCACACCAGGCATGTGACTCACTGGAGGCACGGAGAGAGGCGGAGAAATCCTTTTCCAAAGGAGAGGTCAGATGTGGGATGTGGAATCAGTTTTCGAGCATCTTCAGGAACTCGTCCACGATTTCCTGATCCCACATCCCTTCCTGGGCTTCGCTGCGAAGGATCCTGGATGCTTCCTCGGGTGAAAAGGCTGGACGGTATGGACGGCGGCGGACGAGGGTGTCGTAGACGTCGACGACCGAAACGATCCTCGCCGGCAGGGGGATATTGTTCCCCCGGAGCCCTTCCGGGTAACCCTTGCCGTCCATCCGTTCGTGGTGGTGCTTGATAACAGGAAGCGCGCCGTCGAGCATGGAAAAGGCTCTGCACAGGTCGTAACCGAGCCTGGGGTGGGATTTGACCACCATGAACTCTTCGGCCGACAGCATGCCCTCCCTGGTGATGATCTTGCCCGGCAGAAAGATCTTGCCCACATCGTGAAGGAGGCCTCCCCACCGCAGGGCGTCGATCTTATCCGGTTCGAGGCCGAGGCGGGCGCCGAGAGCCACCGAGAGGTTGGAAACATGCTGCCCGTGCCCCTGGACATCCGTGTCCCCCTCCTCCAGGAGCCTGACGAGCCTTTTGAGAAACGCCTCGACCTCCTCCGTTCCGGACATCAGTTGCGCGAGATCCAGGGAGCTCTTTACGCGATGGAGAAAATAATCGTTGGAAGCGCCTGCCGGAATGTAGTCGGCAGGAAGAAGGGCGGATGGTGAAGGGCCTTCCCCACCGCCTCCCTCATACCTGATGAGTATGGGAGTGTCGCGGCTTGTGAGGGAAGGGCCGAGCCGTTCCATGAGATCGGGGATCTTGTCCAGGCCGCCCTGGAGGATCACCAGGCTTGCATTGAT encodes the following:
- a CDS encoding pyridoxal phosphate-dependent aminotransferase family protein, translating into MGIFDKCINYTDPDKVMAAGVYPYFRTIESQQDPVVIMGGKEVVMCGSNNYLGLTSDPRVKEAAVDAIRKYGTGCAGSRFLNGTLDIHVQLEEKLAAFFRKEGALVYATGYQTNLGVLSALVTRGDIALSDRQNHASIVDGLRLGYGDIRKFKHNDVKDLDRNLESLRDKNKLVVVDGVFSMEGDITPLDGIAGLRKKHEFGIMVDDAHGVGVLGATGRGTAEQFGLEDEVDIIMGTYSKSLATIGGFVVASADIIKYLKHVSRSMIFSASLAPGLVAAVSAALDIIDQEPERREKLWKNTRKMLDGFQSLGFDTGAAATPIIPVIVGDDMLVFKMAMLLQDEGVFVNAVVSPATPPGRALLRTSYMATHTDEQLDRVLEAFEKVGRGVGLIS
- a CDS encoding N-acetyltransferase; its protein translation is MNLRIVPADTGRAFKQFINLPWSIYRDDPYWVPPMKSAVRFLLSSKHPFYRHAEIRLFLAMKQGVPVGRIAAIVNHRHNEFHDEKAGFFGFFECVDDQDVADALLAGAQDWLAASGADIVRGPVNPSTNEECGLLVENFLSSPMVMMTYNPPYYADLLVGAGYEKAKDLYAYWYHVGKKLPDRLERIARKVKEREPGLNVRPIDMGRFTEELDVVKVVYNEAWERNWGFVPMTAEELDHMARQLKPVVVPEMVSLAFVDDEPAGFILALPDLNQVLKILNGTLFTPRLFKALSAGRRIRTGRCLTLGVREKFRKKGIESAMFAQVWGAGIERGYRYGEFSWILEDNTIVHDTATRVFSAEHYKTYRIYEKPLGEKPLGEKPLVSSHGPV
- a CDS encoding AzlC family ABC transporter permease, yielding MIRRALSDAIPIVVGYIPMGAAYGILARQAGMEFLPAVFMSLVVFAGASQFIAVGLLAAGATAFEVVGTTLFVNLRHVLMSASLSPHYQDAPRGVIPFVAWGVTDETFAISIGRYIAGEADHRYGLTLHYTAYASWVSGTVAGALAGTLIPPALQSSLEFSLYAMFVGLVILQITDRLHLAVAALSAALCTLLTGVMKGTWPVIAAAILGATVGLVLESWTRKRPSAGSGQAGDTGRTMSPKSKVQSPKGNLERGTRDSQLPGRSE
- a CDS encoding AzlD domain-containing protein, which translates into the protein MNTERLILIFLGMWSVTYFPRLAPLFALSQVRLPAGLLTWLSYLPAAILSALILPGAIMRNGSVDPGLTNPAVWALAASFLVAVKTRNLILTMVAGGVVVFVGQTMI
- a CDS encoding calcium/sodium antiporter produces the protein MITHFLLIAVGILALYFGAIYLVEGARGLALRAGMSTFAVAATVVALGTSCPELVVTLIAAVTGSSEVALGNVIGSNIANLALVLGLSCLFLELVVPKSLQKVDYPFLLALTGLLYIQSFDGTLGRFDGFILALVCAGYLHYTVTSPHEAGETTDTDLPTVTVGKSWGLTVIGIIVVLVGAKLLVSSGIAVARYFGVREIVIGLTLVAVGTSLPELATSVVAAFKRDSDITVGNVVGSNIINIGMALGLVSMVRPIPIPHGTTEYEFPVLLIVTIIPWLIIRRYGTIPRWAAAGILMLYGFFVLSLPYVRGAA
- the ubiE gene encoding bifunctional demethylmenaquinone methyltransferase/2-methoxy-6-polyprenyl-1,4-benzoquinol methylase UbiE, which codes for MSEPGISGSPAVRRMFSSIAGQYDLLNRLFSLGTDVRWRRELVSEIPAGDGHPVLDLAAGTADVALTLEKERPGRRLIVGADFTLPMLKIGSRKLERRRSERIRLTAGDAYALPFGEETFEAVTIAFGLRNLSSRVDALREMARVLRPGGRVVILEFSPLDRPLIGPLFNFYFHRVMPLLGGIISGDQGAYRYLPRSVDAFPNPFELGREMLEAGLVNIRYRPLTFGIACIHAGEKQETKAGRQKSD